A portion of the Microbacterium hominis genome contains these proteins:
- a CDS encoding COG4315 family predicted lipoprotein yields the protein MTTKLARIALATAVLAFALAGCTSPPADDTSTDTDTGTSQEAEDTTTEDEGTDDSGDAAGEAELMVAETSLGEVVVDADGMTVYMFDNDTQDSGVSSCEGQCLENWPPVTTESDAPAVDGVSGEVGTITGTDGSTQVTLNGWPLYYFIGDEAAGDVNGQAVNDVWWVLTPDGERFAG from the coding sequence ATGACCACGAAACTCGCGAGGATCGCCCTCGCCACCGCAGTGCTCGCCTTCGCCCTCGCCGGCTGCACGTCGCCGCCCGCCGACGACACGTCCACCGACACCGACACGGGGACCTCACAGGAGGCGGAGGACACGACGACGGAAGACGAGGGGACCGACGACTCCGGCGATGCCGCCGGCGAAGCCGAGCTCATGGTCGCCGAGACCTCCCTGGGCGAGGTCGTCGTCGACGCAGACGGCATGACCGTCTACATGTTCGACAACGACACCCAGGACTCCGGCGTGAGTTCCTGCGAGGGACAGTGCCTCGAGAACTGGCCGCCCGTGACCACCGAGAGCGACGCTCCCGCGGTCGACGGCGTGTCCGGTGAGGTGGGCACGATCACCGGCACCGACGGATCGACGCAGGTGACCCTCAACGGCTGGCCGCTGTACTACTTCATCGGCGACGAGGCCGCCGGCGACGTGAACGGCCAGGCCGTCAACGACGTCTGGTGGGTGCTCACCCCCGACGGCGAGCGGTTCGCCGGCTGA
- a CDS encoding ferredoxin reductase family protein yields MASLAVRSRPSVGADPAAPSVGTPDRRGASRARWNLAAAAIIWLTSLFVVSLWVAGGGISSFLASDAETFNTLGRLTGLVSANLLLYQVLLMARVPVFERGFGRDAITRMHRLVGFWSFWLLVAHIALQTAGYAAQADLSPLVQLWRFVWEYPGMLLAAAGTLLLVMVVVTSIRRARRRRRYESWHLLHLYAYLGVGLAVPHMLWTGADFVGSPPAATYWWMLWAAAAASVLVFRIGVPLWRSWRHDIRVVSVAADGARGVTVRMRGRGLHRLRARAGQFFVWRFMAGPGWTRGHPLSLAAAPVGGEFVVAARLAGDGTRRLAELRPGTRVLVEGPYGHLTGEARTGTKMLMLGAGAGIAPLVALLEAEPYAPGDAVLITRDHDALDAMRVGEIQRLVRERGLRHHTVNGSRGARGPSWLPATHAEWSGPELIRHVAPDLDLYDVFVCGPAPWMDAVRADLRSAGVAASRIHVEAFSI; encoded by the coding sequence ATGGCATCGCTCGCCGTTCGCAGCCGACCCTCCGTCGGCGCTGATCCCGCAGCACCGTCGGTCGGCACGCCCGATCGGCGCGGGGCGTCGCGCGCCCGCTGGAATCTCGCCGCCGCGGCGATCATCTGGCTCACCAGCCTGTTCGTGGTGTCCCTGTGGGTCGCGGGGGGCGGCATCTCCTCCTTCCTCGCCTCCGACGCGGAGACGTTCAACACGCTCGGACGCCTCACCGGGCTGGTCTCGGCGAACCTGCTGCTGTACCAGGTGCTGCTCATGGCCCGGGTGCCGGTGTTCGAGCGCGGCTTCGGACGCGACGCGATCACGCGGATGCACCGGCTCGTCGGATTCTGGTCGTTCTGGCTGCTGGTGGCCCACATCGCGCTGCAGACGGCTGGGTACGCCGCGCAGGCGGACCTAAGCCCGCTCGTGCAGCTGTGGCGATTCGTGTGGGAGTACCCGGGCATGCTCCTGGCCGCGGCCGGGACGCTGCTGCTGGTGATGGTCGTGGTGACCTCGATCCGCCGCGCGCGCCGCCGGCGGCGCTACGAGTCGTGGCACCTGCTGCACCTCTACGCCTACCTGGGCGTAGGCCTGGCCGTTCCGCACATGCTGTGGACCGGTGCCGACTTCGTGGGCTCGCCGCCCGCCGCGACGTACTGGTGGATGCTATGGGCAGCGGCCGCGGCGTCGGTGCTGGTGTTCCGGATCGGCGTGCCGCTGTGGCGATCCTGGCGGCACGACATCCGCGTGGTCTCGGTGGCCGCGGACGGTGCGCGCGGCGTCACGGTGCGCATGCGGGGTCGCGGGCTGCACCGCCTCCGCGCGCGGGCCGGCCAGTTCTTCGTCTGGCGCTTCATGGCCGGCCCCGGCTGGACCCGCGGTCACCCGCTGTCGCTCGCGGCAGCCCCCGTGGGCGGCGAGTTCGTCGTCGCGGCGCGCCTGGCGGGGGACGGCACGCGACGCCTGGCGGAACTGCGCCCCGGCACGCGGGTGCTCGTGGAAGGGCCATACGGGCACCTCACCGGCGAGGCGCGCACAGGCACGAAGATGCTGATGCTCGGAGCCGGGGCCGGGATCGCGCCCCTGGTCGCGCTGCTGGAGGCCGAGCCGTACGCGCCCGGCGACGCCGTGCTGATCACACGCGACCACGACGCCCTCGACGCGATGCGGGTCGGCGAGATCCAGCGCCTCGTGCGCGAGCGCGGGCTGCGGCACCACACCGTGAACGGCAGCCGCGGTGCCCGCGGTCCGTCGTGGCTGCCGGCGACGCACGCCGAGTGGTCGGGACCCGAGCTGATCCGCCACGTCGCCCCCGACCTCGACCTCTACGACGTGTTCGTGTGCGGTCCGGCGCCGTGGATGGATGCCGTGCGCGCCGACCTGCGGTCCGCCGGCGTTGCGGCATCCCGCATCCATGTCGAGGCGTTCTCGATCTAG
- the glpX gene encoding class II fructose-bisphosphatase, producing MVSLTADMSPLHPDRNLALELVRATEAAAIRAVPFIGRGAKEAADGAAVDAMRAFLTTVNFDGTIVIGEGEKDNAPMLFNGERVGNGRGPRADVAVDPIDGTSLTAAGRNNALSVVAVSEHGTMLDASTVFYMDKLVTGPAGVGVVDIRLPIGENIRLLAKALGKPVDEIVVSVLHRPRHERLIEEIREAGAGTRLMSDGDVAGGINAARHNARTDMCVGVGGSPEGIVTACAIKALGGHIQGRLWPRDDDEKQRGIDAGLKLDDHVYEADELVKGSNTIFVATGVTDGALVAGVRRDGGYVYTESVVLRGASGTLRRISSEHLVSKWL from the coding sequence ATGGTGAGCCTGACCGCGGACATGAGTCCCCTGCATCCCGACCGCAATCTCGCGCTGGAGCTCGTGCGCGCGACCGAGGCGGCCGCGATCCGAGCGGTGCCGTTCATCGGCCGCGGTGCGAAGGAGGCCGCGGACGGCGCGGCGGTCGACGCGATGCGCGCCTTCCTCACGACGGTGAACTTCGACGGCACGATCGTCATCGGCGAGGGCGAGAAGGACAACGCGCCGATGCTCTTCAACGGCGAGCGCGTCGGCAACGGACGGGGACCCCGTGCGGACGTCGCGGTCGACCCGATCGACGGGACGTCGCTCACGGCCGCCGGGCGCAACAACGCGCTCTCCGTCGTCGCGGTCTCCGAGCACGGCACGATGCTCGACGCGTCGACCGTGTTCTACATGGACAAGCTCGTCACCGGTCCCGCCGGCGTCGGCGTCGTCGACATCCGTCTGCCCATCGGGGAGAACATCCGACTTCTCGCCAAGGCGCTCGGCAAGCCGGTCGATGAGATCGTCGTCTCGGTTCTGCACCGACCGCGCCATGAGAGGCTCATCGAGGAGATCCGCGAGGCGGGGGCCGGCACCCGCCTGATGAGCGACGGCGACGTCGCGGGCGGCATCAACGCCGCCCGCCACAACGCCCGCACCGACATGTGCGTGGGCGTCGGCGGCAGCCCGGAGGGCATCGTGACGGCCTGCGCCATCAAGGCGCTCGGCGGCCACATCCAGGGGCGCCTGTGGCCGCGCGACGACGACGAGAAGCAGCGCGGCATCGACGCGGGACTCAAGCTCGACGACCACGTGTACGAGGCCGACGAGCTGGTCAAGGGCAGCAACACGATCTTCGTGGCCACCGGCGTGACCGACGGTGCACTCGTAGCGGGGGTGCGGCGCGACGGCGGATACGTCTACACCGAGAGCGTGGTTCTCCGTGGCGCGTCGGGAACGCTCCGCCGCATCTCCTCGGAGCACCTCGTCTCGAAGTGGCTCTGA
- the fbaA gene encoding class II fructose-bisphosphate aldolase → MPVATPEQYADMLDRAKAGGFAYPAINVSSSQTINAVLQGLTEAGSDGIIQVTTGGADYFAGHTVKNRAAGAIAFAKFATEVAKNYPITVALHTDHCPKDALPNFVLPLLEASEEEVKAGRNPIFQSHMWDGSAVPLDENIEIAKDLLPRIKNINAILEVEIGVVGGEEDGVKHEGSNEALYTTVADVTKAVEALGLGENGRYISALTFGNVHGVYKPGNVKLRPELLGEIQEGIAAQFGTGPKPLDLVFHGGSGSTEEEIALAVANGVVKMNIDTDTQYAFTRSIAGFMFANYDGVLKLDGEVGNKKAYDPRAWGKVAESAMAARVVEATQQLGSHGKSLAA, encoded by the coding sequence ATGCCCGTCGCCACCCCTGAGCAGTACGCCGACATGCTTGACCGCGCGAAGGCCGGCGGTTTCGCGTATCCCGCGATCAACGTGTCCAGCTCGCAGACCATCAACGCCGTGCTGCAGGGCCTGACCGAGGCCGGCTCCGACGGCATCATCCAGGTCACCACCGGCGGCGCCGACTACTTCGCCGGCCACACCGTCAAGAACCGCGCGGCGGGAGCGATCGCGTTCGCGAAGTTCGCGACCGAGGTCGCCAAGAACTACCCCATCACCGTGGCGCTCCACACCGACCACTGCCCGAAGGACGCGCTGCCGAACTTCGTGCTGCCGCTGCTGGAGGCCTCCGAAGAAGAGGTGAAGGCCGGGCGCAACCCGATCTTCCAGTCGCATATGTGGGACGGCTCGGCCGTGCCCCTCGACGAGAACATCGAGATCGCGAAGGACCTGCTCCCCCGCATCAAGAACATCAATGCGATCCTCGAGGTCGAGATCGGCGTCGTCGGCGGCGAAGAGGACGGCGTCAAGCACGAGGGCTCGAACGAGGCGCTCTACACGACGGTCGCCGACGTGACCAAGGCCGTCGAGGCCCTGGGCCTGGGCGAGAACGGCCGCTACATCTCGGCGCTGACCTTCGGCAACGTGCACGGCGTGTACAAGCCGGGCAACGTCAAGCTGCGCCCGGAGCTGCTCGGGGAGATCCAGGAGGGCATCGCCGCGCAGTTCGGCACCGGCCCGAAGCCCCTCGACCTCGTCTTCCACGGCGGCAGCGGCTCGACCGAGGAGGAGATCGCCCTCGCGGTGGCCAACGGCGTCGTCAAGATGAACATCGACACCGACACGCAGTACGCCTTCACCCGCTCGATCGCCGGCTTCATGTTCGCCAACTACGACGGCGTGCTGAAGCTCGACGGCGAGGTGGGCAACAAGAAGGCCTACGACCCGCGCGCCTGGGGCAAGGTGGCCGAGTCGGCCATGGCCGCCCGCGTGGTCGAGGCGACGCAGCAGCTCGGCTCGCACGGCAAGAGCCTGGCGGCCTGA
- a CDS encoding zf-HC2 domain-containing protein — MTPDHAHFVEWDAAYVLGALSPADRRVYEEHLERCGVCRAAIAEIAATTGLLTRIDPARARSMIDAPEDAGGPDESRRAEIIELGVLQARRRRRLTWTGLASAAAAVIVAVVLAATLAIAPTTQRIEVIALEPTRELPLTATVELVDVSWGTRIEMICRYTGDGEGSPEGGWPYALYVAGADGTFTEVSSWRGLPGRDARVSAGTALDSDEISALEVRSLTNGDVLLRTDREVADGAALSED, encoded by the coding sequence ATGACACCCGATCACGCGCACTTCGTCGAATGGGACGCCGCGTACGTGCTCGGCGCGCTCAGCCCCGCCGACAGGCGCGTCTACGAGGAGCATCTCGAGCGATGCGGCGTCTGCCGCGCCGCCATCGCGGAGATCGCGGCGACGACGGGGCTGCTGACCCGCATCGATCCCGCCCGCGCGCGATCGATGATCGACGCACCGGAGGACGCGGGCGGACCCGACGAGTCCCGGCGCGCGGAGATCATCGAGCTCGGCGTGCTCCAGGCCCGCCGGCGGCGGCGCCTGACGTGGACAGGGCTGGCGTCGGCGGCCGCTGCCGTGATCGTCGCGGTGGTGCTGGCGGCGACTCTGGCGATCGCGCCGACGACGCAGCGCATCGAGGTCATCGCCCTCGAGCCGACGCGGGAGCTCCCGCTGACCGCGACCGTCGAACTCGTCGACGTCTCGTGGGGCACGCGCATCGAGATGATCTGCCGCTACACGGGAGACGGCGAAGGGTCCCCCGAGGGCGGCTGGCCTTATGCGCTCTACGTCGCCGGCGCCGACGGCACCTTCACCGAGGTCTCCAGCTGGCGGGGGCTGCCCGGTCGGGACGCCCGCGTCAGCGCGGGGACGGCCTTGGACTCCGACGAGATCTCCGCCCTCGAGGTGCGGTCGCTCACCAATGGCGACGTGCTGCTGCGCACCGATCGCGAGGTCGCCGACGGCGCCGCTCTGAGCGAAGACTGA
- a CDS encoding alpha/beta fold hydrolase, which yields MTDFAVPYVEEGDGPVALVLLPEHDLSTDALGVVSHYLAEEAGFRIVRVGPRSESESLAARVEDIIAVLDRIGLERAWIGGHAEGGTVARAFVAAHGDRTNGLLLLGVEDADIALAPVIPVLIIQGSDDEVTPPAHGTALQQTAPERVTVRSIDGGGHLFPMTDPVETAVFIEEYLDWD from the coding sequence ATGACCGATTTCGCTGTGCCGTACGTCGAGGAGGGCGACGGCCCCGTCGCGCTCGTGCTGCTGCCCGAGCACGACCTCTCCACTGACGCGCTCGGCGTCGTCTCGCACTACCTCGCCGAGGAGGCGGGGTTCCGCATCGTGCGCGTCGGCCCGCGCAGCGAGTCCGAGAGCCTCGCGGCCCGTGTCGAGGACATCATCGCGGTGCTCGACCGCATCGGCCTCGAGCGCGCCTGGATCGGCGGCCATGCCGAGGGCGGCACCGTCGCACGCGCCTTCGTCGCCGCCCACGGCGACCGCACCAACGGGCTCCTCCTCCTCGGCGTCGAGGACGCCGACATCGCGCTGGCACCCGTGATCCCGGTGCTGATCATCCAGGGATCGGACGACGAGGTCACTCCGCCCGCGCACGGCACCGCGCTGCAGCAGACCGCTCCCGAGCGGGTGACGGTCCGGTCCATCGACGGCGGCGGGCACCTCTTCCCGATGACCGATCCGGTCGAGACCGCGGTCTTCATCGAGGAGTACCTCGACTGGGACTGA
- a CDS encoding class I SAM-dependent methyltransferase: MASREEMSLSFGAAAAAYESGRPDYPRAAVEWMLAPVREPGRSVRAADVGAGTGKLTRAIVEIGADVVAIDPDADMLAALRARVHGVPTFVGAAERLPLPDAALDAVLIGQAWHWVDAAAAAREVARVLRAGGVLGLVWNIRDESDPWVARLSTAIRPSNAERMLAEGGPRLAAPFGRADRAVWRWTNRQTRAVFLDMVASRSHVITAPEAERARILSAASELFDERCRLDGSGLEIVEIPYRTEAYRAVRP; the protein is encoded by the coding sequence ATGGCCAGTCGCGAGGAGATGTCGCTGTCGTTCGGCGCTGCTGCCGCCGCCTACGAGTCGGGGCGGCCCGACTATCCCCGGGCGGCGGTCGAGTGGATGCTCGCGCCGGTGCGCGAGCCCGGCCGATCGGTGCGGGCAGCCGACGTGGGCGCGGGCACCGGCAAGCTCACCCGCGCGATCGTGGAGATCGGCGCCGACGTGGTCGCGATCGACCCCGACGCCGACATGCTCGCCGCTCTCCGTGCCCGCGTGCACGGGGTGCCGACGTTCGTGGGCGCGGCCGAGCGCCTGCCGCTTCCCGACGCCGCCCTCGACGCGGTGCTGATCGGGCAGGCGTGGCACTGGGTGGATGCCGCGGCGGCGGCCCGCGAGGTCGCCCGCGTGCTGCGCGCCGGCGGTGTGCTGGGGCTCGTGTGGAACATCCGCGACGAATCGGACCCGTGGGTGGCCCGGCTGTCGACGGCGATCCGCCCCAGCAACGCGGAGCGGATGCTCGCCGAGGGCGGTCCGCGCCTGGCGGCGCCGTTCGGCCGGGCCGATCGCGCCGTGTGGCGGTGGACGAACCGGCAGACGCGGGCGGTGTTCCTGGACATGGTGGCCTCCCGCAGCCACGTGATCACGGCGCCGGAGGCAGAGCGGGCGCGCATCCTCTCGGCAGCGTCCGAGCTCTTCGACGAGCGCTGCCGCCTCGACGGGTCGGGCCTGGAGATCGTCGAGATCCCCTATCGCACGGAGGCCTATCGGGCTGTGCGGCCCTGA
- a CDS encoding DNA recombination protein RmuC produces the protein MDPLALIALVIGCLLVGALAGWAAGLARGAARATVAQSELRARVAAADAARAGVQAQLDHQQALYRELAHQTRADQAAREERERREQAVLRALAPVQETLHTMQSKVDELERDRKEQFGSLAEQLRRAQESDEALRATTESLAGALRSGSTRGVWGETQLRRVVEAAGLTRYVDFDLQTSIETDAGAGRPDMIIRLPGEKAIAVDAKVPLDAYLEASAIAVTAQGAEAARRRALLDKHVKAVRAHIDALAKKTYWAGLPSSPEFVVCFVPSESLLAAALEEDPSLLDYAFAKRVALASPVNLWAVLKTVAYTWTQQDVSREARTLFELGTQLYERLGGLAGHADDLRRALERTVDSYNKFVGSLESRVLVSARRFPGIDETKLDALAAPTTIEKAPRRLTAPELLEGTASADIGELRERISSDGR, from the coding sequence ATGGACCCACTCGCATTGATCGCCCTCGTGATCGGCTGCCTCCTCGTCGGAGCCCTCGCCGGCTGGGCCGCCGGGCTCGCCCGCGGCGCGGCCCGGGCGACCGTCGCGCAGTCCGAGCTGCGCGCCCGCGTCGCCGCGGCCGATGCCGCGCGCGCCGGCGTGCAGGCCCAGCTCGACCACCAGCAGGCGCTCTACCGCGAGCTGGCGCACCAGACCCGTGCCGATCAGGCCGCGCGTGAGGAGCGGGAGCGGCGCGAGCAGGCGGTGCTGCGCGCCCTCGCCCCGGTGCAGGAGACGCTGCACACCATGCAGTCCAAGGTGGACGAGCTCGAACGCGACCGCAAGGAGCAGTTCGGCTCGCTCGCCGAGCAGCTCCGGCGCGCGCAGGAATCCGACGAGGCGCTTCGCGCCACCACCGAATCCCTCGCCGGCGCCCTGCGCTCGGGAAGCACGCGCGGCGTCTGGGGCGAGACCCAGCTGCGCCGGGTCGTCGAGGCAGCGGGGCTCACGCGCTACGTCGACTTCGACCTCCAGACGTCGATCGAGACGGATGCCGGCGCCGGCCGTCCCGACATGATCATCCGCCTCCCCGGCGAGAAGGCGATCGCGGTCGATGCGAAGGTGCCGCTCGATGCGTACCTCGAGGCCAGCGCCATCGCCGTGACCGCGCAGGGGGCGGAGGCCGCGCGCCGCCGCGCCCTCCTGGACAAGCACGTCAAGGCCGTGCGCGCGCACATCGACGCACTCGCGAAGAAGACGTACTGGGCGGGACTCCCGTCGAGTCCCGAGTTCGTGGTGTGCTTCGTGCCGAGCGAGTCCCTCCTGGCGGCGGCGCTGGAAGAAGACCCCTCGCTGCTGGACTACGCGTTCGCCAAGCGGGTAGCCCTCGCGTCCCCCGTCAACCTGTGGGCGGTGCTGAAGACCGTCGCGTACACGTGGACCCAGCAGGATGTGTCGCGCGAGGCGCGCACGCTGTTCGAGCTCGGTACGCAGCTGTACGAGCGGCTCGGAGGCCTCGCCGGTCACGCCGACGACCTGCGACGAGCCCTGGAGCGCACCGTCGACAGCTACAACAAGTTCGTCGGTTCACTCGAGTCGCGCGTGCTCGTCAGCGCCCGTCGATTCCCGGGCATCGATGAGACGAAGCTCGATGCCCTCGCCGCACCCACCACGATCGAGAAGGCGCCGCGGCGCCTCACCGCGCCCGAGCTGCTCGAGGGCACCGCGAGCGCGGACATCGGCGAGCTCCGCGAGCGGATCTCGTCGGACGGCCGGTGA
- a CDS encoding 3'-5' exonuclease, producing the protein MPLDFTAIDFETANSSNASACAVGLVRVRDGAVVAKTGWLIQPPPGHDAFFELNVRIHGIRPEDVRGAPTWAQQLDDLAAFVGSDVLVAHNAGFDMAVLKRACEVTGLDCPPYRYACSLQVARKVYRLDSYRLPYVAAEAGFPDFAHHNAVADALACAHVMTDAARRVGADSIDALAAATAVRVGRTAVAEAPTTTVFGSTPLATIA; encoded by the coding sequence GTGCCACTGGATTTCACCGCGATCGACTTCGAGACGGCGAACTCCAGCAACGCATCGGCGTGCGCGGTGGGACTCGTGCGCGTGCGCGACGGCGCGGTGGTCGCCAAGACCGGCTGGCTCATCCAGCCACCGCCCGGGCATGATGCGTTCTTCGAATTGAACGTGCGCATCCACGGCATCCGTCCGGAAGACGTGCGGGGCGCCCCGACCTGGGCGCAGCAGCTCGACGATCTCGCGGCATTCGTCGGATCCGACGTGCTCGTGGCCCACAACGCGGGCTTCGACATGGCCGTGCTCAAACGCGCGTGCGAGGTGACCGGGCTCGACTGCCCCCCGTACCGCTACGCGTGCAGTCTGCAGGTGGCGCGCAAGGTGTACCGGCTCGACTCGTACCGGCTGCCCTACGTGGCGGCGGAGGCCGGATTCCCCGACTTCGCCCACCACAACGCCGTCGCCGATGCGCTCGCGTGCGCGCACGTCATGACCGATGCGGCCCGCCGGGTCGGGGCCGACAGCATCGACGCTCTCGCCGCGGCGACCGCCGTGCGTGTCGGCCGGACGGCCGTCGCGGAGGCGCCGACGACCACGGTGTTCGGCTCGACCCCCCTCGCGACGATCGCCTGA
- a CDS encoding DUF2231 domain-containing protein, which yields MDQIRSAGAFEIAGLPLHPLIVHAVVILTPLTVLALLLGTFWPAARGRLGIVTPLGALVVLILVPVTVQAGAALKEIVGPLPSVERHEALGRMFLPWAIGLFVVAAGQWLWYRYWRDDVGKRSPGGARAVTVVIAVLAVLVGVGAMVVLALIGDSGARAVWGPVVGG from the coding sequence ATGGACCAGATCCGATCCGCCGGCGCTTTCGAGATCGCGGGACTGCCCCTGCACCCGCTCATCGTCCACGCGGTCGTCATCCTGACGCCGCTGACGGTGCTCGCCCTGCTCCTCGGCACGTTCTGGCCCGCAGCGCGCGGCCGCCTCGGCATCGTGACCCCACTCGGGGCGCTCGTCGTGCTGATCCTGGTCCCGGTCACCGTACAGGCCGGGGCTGCGCTGAAGGAGATCGTCGGGCCGCTGCCGTCGGTCGAGCGCCATGAGGCCCTGGGACGCATGTTCCTGCCGTGGGCCATCGGGCTGTTCGTCGTCGCCGCGGGGCAATGGCTCTGGTACCGCTACTGGCGTGACGACGTCGGCAAGCGGTCGCCGGGAGGGGCGAGGGCGGTGACGGTGGTCATCGCCGTGCTCGCCGTGCTCGTCGGTGTGGGAGCCATGGTCGTGCTCGCGCTCATCGGCGATTCAGGGGCCCGTGCCGTGTGGGGGCCCGTCGTCGGAGGCTGA
- a CDS encoding sigma-70 family RNA polymerase sigma factor — MPRDDAARLTALYDAHAAPVWRYVVHLTGDRAGADDIVQETLLRAWRSDRILDQDPATARSWLFTVARHLVIDEVRSAHHRREIAVAETPDSETADATDVLFETMLIEEALAGLSDDHRGVIVRAYYGALTVAEIAAELGIPPGTVKSRLHYGVRALRLALQEKGVTR, encoded by the coding sequence ATGCCGCGCGACGATGCCGCACGCCTGACGGCGCTGTATGACGCCCACGCGGCGCCGGTGTGGCGGTACGTGGTCCATCTGACCGGAGACCGCGCCGGCGCCGATGACATCGTGCAGGAGACGCTGCTGCGCGCCTGGCGGTCCGATCGCATCCTGGATCAGGATCCCGCCACGGCACGCTCGTGGCTGTTCACCGTCGCCCGGCACCTCGTGATCGACGAAGTGCGAAGCGCCCACCACCGTCGGGAGATCGCCGTCGCCGAGACGCCGGACTCCGAGACGGCCGACGCCACCGACGTGCTGTTCGAGACCATGCTCATCGAGGAGGCGCTCGCCGGGCTGTCCGACGATCACCGAGGGGTGATCGTGCGCGCCTATTACGGGGCGCTCACCGTGGCCGAGATCGCGGCCGAGCTCGGCATCCCCCCGGGGACGGTCAAGTCCCGACTGCATTACGGAGTCCGTGCCCTGCGGCTGGCGCTGCAGGAGAAAGGAGTGACGCGATGA
- the ychF gene encoding redox-regulated ATPase YchF: MALTIGIVGLPNVGKSTLFNALTKNQVLAANYPFATIEPNIGVVNLPDTRLDKLAEVFHSDRILPAAVSFVDIAGIVRGASEGEGLGNQFLANIREADAIAQVVRGFADDDVVHVDGAVNPASDMETINAELQLADLQTLEKAITRYEKEVRGKKLDPTVLEAANAAKDALERGILLSASGIDLAPIRELGLLTAKPFIFVFNVDEAVLTDAARKGELEALVAPAKAVFLDAKIESELIDLDPEDAAELLASTGQDESGLDQLARIGFDTLGLQTYLTAGPKEARAWTIGKGWKAPQAAGVIHTDFEKGFIKAEVISFDDLIAAGSVAEARSRGKARLEGKDYVMQDGDVVEFRFNV, from the coding sequence GTGGCTCTCACCATCGGAATCGTCGGACTCCCGAACGTCGGCAAGTCGACCCTCTTCAACGCCCTGACCAAGAACCAGGTGCTCGCGGCGAACTACCCGTTCGCGACGATCGAGCCCAACATCGGCGTGGTCAACCTGCCCGACACGCGGCTGGACAAGCTCGCCGAGGTCTTCCACTCCGACCGCATCCTCCCCGCCGCCGTGTCGTTCGTCGACATCGCCGGCATCGTGCGGGGCGCGTCGGAGGGCGAGGGCCTGGGAAACCAGTTCCTCGCGAACATCCGCGAAGCCGACGCGATCGCCCAGGTGGTCCGTGGCTTCGCCGACGACGACGTCGTCCACGTCGACGGCGCGGTCAACCCCGCGAGCGACATGGAGACCATCAACGCCGAGCTGCAGCTGGCCGACCTCCAGACCCTCGAGAAGGCGATCACGCGCTACGAGAAGGAGGTGCGCGGCAAGAAGCTCGACCCGACGGTGCTGGAGGCCGCGAACGCCGCGAAGGACGCGCTCGAGCGCGGCATCCTCCTCTCCGCCTCGGGGATCGATCTGGCGCCGATCAGGGAGCTGGGCCTGCTCACGGCGAAGCCGTTCATCTTCGTCTTCAACGTCGACGAAGCCGTGCTGACGGATGCCGCGCGCAAGGGGGAGCTCGAGGCCCTCGTCGCCCCGGCCAAGGCCGTGTTCCTCGACGCGAAGATCGAGTCCGAGCTCATCGACCTCGACCCCGAGGACGCGGCGGAGCTGCTCGCCTCGACCGGACAGGACGAGTCCGGACTCGACCAGCTCGCCCGCATCGGCTTCGACACGCTGGGCCTGCAGACCTACCTCACCGCCGGGCCCAAGGAGGCCCGCGCGTGGACGATCGGCAAGGGCTGGAAGGCTCCGCAGGCGGCCGGGGTCATCCACACCGACTTCGAGAAGGGCTTCATCAAGGCCGAGGTCATCTCGTTCGACGACCTCATCGCCGCCGGCTCCGTCGCCGAGGCCCGCTCGCGCGGCAAGGCACGCCTGGAGGGCAAGGACTACGTCATGCAGGACGGCGACGTGGTGGAGTTCCGCTTCAACGTTTAG
- a CDS encoding UDP-N-acetylmuramyl pentapeptide phosphotransferase, whose product MAAQAGSSGPQTGAIAVVADATDPARRPDVLLRVRRDEGHEVSAWWMIGAFVVVSGAVIALLSFVPGGA is encoded by the coding sequence ATGGCAGCTCAGGCCGGGAGTTCCGGACCCCAGACCGGCGCGATCGCCGTGGTCGCAGACGCGACCGATCCCGCACGTCGCCCCGACGTGCTCCTGCGGGTGCGCCGCGACGAAGGCCATGAGGTCAGCGCGTGGTGGATGATCGGCGCGTTCGTCGTCGTCTCCGGCGCCGTGATCGCACTTCTCAGCTTCGTTCCCGGCGGCGCCTGA